From Triticum urartu cultivar G1812 chromosome 2, Tu2.1, whole genome shotgun sequence, a single genomic window includes:
- the LOC125537385 gene encoding transcription termination factor MTERF2, chloroplastic-like, with protein MATTTLPRSHIRLHLPLHTANPSYPRCCRLLPSSAVSSRLQNPATTTATHYPILPPAPSPSLLAAEEASLAPRRTHRFPGSVAPPRIQDSREDLDVPADDDVLRRALEVRRAVATEALVAALSGGKAGGLTYVNNLTSRMGAFVDRIVVGAAAMRRDRPELAHQSFNARARTYIQESGVVELVKWFKHNSLTYPQIAKVVCSCSGDLEKVRRMLKWLRSIYVKGEFLGRVLAKGESLMSRSFEELEEITGYLECCGVRRDWIGHVVSRCPQLLNLSLDELETRVQFYTDMGMNENDFGTMVYDYPKVLGFFSLEEMNSKVQYLKEFGLSTEELGKMLAYKPQLMACSIEERWKPLVKYLYHLNISRDGMKRMLVVQPTIFCLDLETVIAPKVRFLQDIGVRNDAVGNVLVKFPPVLTYSLYRKLRPVVIFLRTKAGVTEDDIGKVIALDPQLMGCSIAHKLEASVKYFRSLGIYHLVLGQMVADFPTLLRYNVDVLRPKYQYLRRVMVRPLKDLIEFPRFFSYSLEHRIEPRHKVLVANRINMRLRYMLPGSDEEFAQRVQEAVERRARFEAGEATPETSGAPETPSSNGNGVAAVACQEMEAVPCKKQEFHVPDL; from the exons ATGGCCACCACCACTCTCCCACGCTCTCACATCCGCCTGCACCTCCCGCTCCACACCGCCAACCCTTCCTACCCTCGCTGCTGCCGCCTCCTTCCCTCCTCCGCCGTCTCATCGCGTCTCCAGAACCCCGCCACAACCACCGCCACCCACTATCCCATCCTCCCGCCCGCTCCATCCCCTTCCCTCCTCGCCGCCGAGGAGGCCTCCCTCGCCCCGCGCCGCACCCACCGGTTCCCGGGCTCTGTCGCGCCCCCGCGCATCCAGGACTCCCGGGAGGACCTCGACGTCCCGGCCGACGATGACGTCCTGCGGCGTGCGCTCGAGGTGCGCCGCGCTGTGGCCACCGAGGCGCTCGTGGCCGCGCTCAGCGGCGGGAAGGCCGGGGGCCTCACCTACGTCAACAACCTCACTTCACGGATGGGCGCCTTCGTCGACCGCATTGTCGTCGGAGCCGCCGCCATGCGGCGCGACCGCCCCGAGCTCGCGCACCAGTCCTTCAACGCGCGGGCACGGACCTACATCCAGGAATCGGGCGTGGTCGAGCTGGTCAA GTGGTTCAAGCACAACTCGTTGACATATCCCCAGATTGCGAAAGTAGTTTGCTCCTGTTCTGGTGATCTGGAGAAAGTGAGAAGGATGCTAAAGTGGTTGAGATCAATTTATGTGAAAGGAGAATTTTTGGGACGTGTGCTTGCGAAGGGTGAATCCCTTATGAGTCGCAGTTTTGAAGAATTGGAAGAGATTACTGGCTATCTGGAATGCTGTGGTGTTAGGAGAGACTGGATTGGTCACGTGGTCAGTAGATGTCCACAGCTATTGAATTTGTCCTTGGATGAGTTAGAGACACGAGTGCAATTTTATACAGATATGGGAATGAATGAGAATGACTTCGGCACTATGGTCTATGATTATCCAAAAGTTCTCGGGTTTTTCAGCCTAGAAGAGATGAACAGTAAG GTTCAATATCTGAAAGAGTTTGGTTTGAGCACAGAAGAACTTGGAAAAATGCTGGCTTATAAGCCACAGCTCATGGCCTGCAGCATTGAAGAAAGGTGGAAGCCACTTGTGAAGTACCTATATCATCTAAACATTTCACGGGATGGTATGAAGCGTATGTTGGTGGTCCAACCTACGATTTTCTGTCTTGATTTAGAGACAGTAATTGCACCAAAG GTACGATTTCTACAGGATATTGGTGTGAGGAATGATGCAGTCGGCAATGTGCTTGTGAAGTTCCCCCCTGTACTAACTTATAGTCTGTACAGGAAGTTACGCCCAGTG GTTATATTCCTGAGGACAAAAGCTGGAGTAACAGAGGATGACATTGGGAAGGTCATTGCGTTGGACCCGCAGCTCATGGGCTGCAGCATCGCACACAAACTGGAAGCCAGCGTCAAGTACTTCCGGTCACTGGGCATCTACCACTTGGTGCTCGGCCAGATGGTTGCCGACTTCCCGACGCTTCTCCGATACAATGTGGATGTTCTACGTCCAAAATACCAGTACCTCAGGCGTGTCATGGTACGGCCGCTGAAAGATCTTATCGAGTTTCCCCG GTTTTTCAGTTACTCTTTGGAGCATAGGATAGAGCCTCGGCACAAGGTTCTGGTGGCCAACAGGATAAACATGAGGCTGCGGTACATGCTGCCTGGTTCCGATGAGGAGTTTGCACAGAGGGTGCAAGAGGCCGTCGAGAGGAGGGCGAGATTCGAAGCCGGAGAGGCTACTCCGGAGACATCAGGTGCGCCCGAAACACCCAGCAGCAATGGAAATGGCGTAGCAGCAGTAGCCTGTCAAGAGATGGAGGCAGTACCTTGCAAGAAACAAGAATTCCATGTCCCTGACTTGTAG